A genomic segment from Stappia indica encodes:
- a CDS encoding ABC transporter ATP-binding protein, whose protein sequence is MTDGTVPPPIVSLSGVHLSLGRDAGRVHILKGVDLDIAAGRRVGIIGPSGSGKSTLLMVMAGLERADKGSVTVGGSELTGMSEDELARFRGRSVGIVFQSFHLIPNMTALENVAVPLELAGVPRAFEAAREELAAVGLAERTSHYPSQMSGGEQQRVAIARALVTRPPLLLADEPTGNLDETTGAQIVDLMFSATRERGMTLVMVTHDAALARRCDETIRVRSGHIETLEPVPAAAGEA, encoded by the coding sequence ATGACCGACGGAACAGTCCCGCCCCCCATCGTTTCCCTGTCCGGCGTTCATCTGAGCCTTGGCCGCGACGCCGGCCGCGTGCACATTCTCAAGGGCGTGGACCTCGATATCGCCGCCGGTCGCCGGGTCGGCATCATCGGCCCGTCGGGCTCCGGCAAATCCACCCTTCTCATGGTGATGGCGGGGCTGGAGCGCGCCGACAAGGGCTCGGTCACGGTCGGCGGATCGGAGCTGACAGGCATGTCGGAGGACGAGCTCGCCCGCTTTCGCGGCCGCTCCGTCGGCATCGTCTTCCAGTCCTTCCACCTCATTCCCAACATGACGGCGCTGGAAAACGTCGCCGTGCCGCTGGAGCTTGCCGGCGTGCCCCGCGCCTTCGAGGCCGCGCGCGAGGAGCTGGCCGCCGTCGGCCTTGCCGAGCGCACCTCGCACTATCCCTCGCAGATGTCGGGCGGCGAGCAGCAGCGCGTCGCCATCGCCCGCGCCCTCGTCACCCGCCCGCCCCTGCTGCTGGCCGACGAGCCGACCGGCAATCTCGACGAGACCACCGGCGCCCAGATCGTCGACCTGATGTTCTCCGCCACCCGCGAACGCGGCATGACCCTGGTCATGGTCACCCATGACGCGGCGCTCGCCCGCCGCTGCGACGAGACCATCCGCGTGCGCTCCGGCCATATCGAAACGCTCGAGCCCGTCCCCGCCGCCGCCGGGGAGGCGTGA
- a CDS encoding arylesterase — translation MIRFVTVFIALAGIFAAQPARAEPLRILALGDSLTAGYQLPPEAAFPVQLEAALKARGHDAIVINAGVSGDTTAAGLARLDWSLGEGADAVIVELGANDALRGLPTASARANLDKIVASLSERGIPVLLAGIAAPRNMGDEYVAEFERMYAEIAAEHDAILYPNFLEGIPISAETVLPDGIHPTQKGVAIIVEGILPKVEELIERAAAARG, via the coding sequence ATGATACGTTTCGTTACAGTTTTTATCGCCCTCGCCGGCATTTTTGCAGCGCAGCCCGCAAGGGCCGAGCCGCTGCGCATCCTGGCGCTGGGAGACAGCCTGACCGCAGGCTATCAGCTGCCTCCCGAGGCGGCCTTCCCGGTGCAGCTGGAGGCGGCGCTGAAGGCGCGGGGTCATGACGCAATCGTGATCAATGCCGGCGTTTCCGGCGACACCACGGCGGCGGGCCTTGCCCGTCTCGACTGGTCGCTGGGCGAGGGGGCGGATGCGGTGATCGTGGAACTCGGCGCCAATGACGCGCTGCGCGGGCTGCCGACGGCCTCGGCACGGGCGAACCTCGACAAGATCGTCGCGAGCCTGTCGGAGCGGGGCATCCCGGTGCTGCTCGCCGGCATCGCCGCGCCGCGCAACATGGGCGATGAATATGTCGCCGAGTTCGAGCGCATGTATGCGGAGATCGCGGCCGAGCATGACGCGATCCTTTATCCGAACTTCCTCGAAGGCATCCCGATCTCGGCCGAGACGGTGCTGCCCGACGGCATCCATCCGACGCAAAAGGGTGTTGCGATCATCGTCGAGGGCATCCTGCCCAAGGTGGAAGAGCTGATCGAGCGGGCCGCCGCCGCGCGCGGCTGA
- a CDS encoding ABC transporter permease — protein sequence MHGVLPAPSQRRARPPLGLAFRFALREMRGGLKGFYVFIACIALGVAAIAGVASVSRALVEGIAAEGTSILGGDMSVRLIHRTADEQELAWLDSLGDLSRIATLRAMARVPSSGEQTLVELKAVDNAYPLYGEMQLSGGEALDAALAQQDGLHGAVVEPELLVRLGLEKGDTLVLGRASLRIADTIAAEPDRLSDGINFGPRMIVSDAALEETGLVQPGSLVRWLYRIRLPEGTSNAAVETLAEEADQRFPLAGWRVQSRANAAPGLQRNIDRLAQFLTLVGLTALVVGGVGVANAVRSYLDAKRPVIATFRCVGADGDFVFRVYLIQILCLAGLGIAAGLVIGALIPYVAAGFITAVLPVKAIAAIYPAELGLGVLYGGLTALAFALWPLGRAHDVPPSLLFRDDASATRTWPRKRYIVATAAAVLLLAGLAVLLAGDLRISLTYVGATAVVFVLLMLIARGIMAAARRMPHPRGAELRLALANIHRPGALTPSVVLSLGLGLSLLVALALIDGNLRRELGTTITQNAPSFFFLDVQQSEREAFDALLAREAPGGTIDGAPMLRGRIAAVNGVPSDQIVAPEGGGWVLRGDRGITYAAEKPANAVLTEGSWWAPDHSGTPLVSFEADAGTDLGLKIGDTITVNVLGRELTAEIANFRRVEWESLAINFVMVFSPNTFAGAPHTHLRTLAYADGGDEARELALLKTLSQEFPTVTAVRVKDAIQQVNALVEQLAVAIRAAASITLVASVLVLGGALAAGHRHRVYDAVILKTLGATRGRLIASFSMEYAILGLVTAAFAVIAGALAASFVLVEIMDATFTFLPVTAFGAALAALVLTVGFGLIGTWQVLGRKPAQVLRNL from the coding sequence ATGCACGGTGTCCTGCCCGCCCCCTCGCAGCGCCGCGCCCGCCCGCCCCTCGGTCTTGCCTTCCGCTTCGCGCTTCGCGAGATGCGCGGCGGGCTGAAGGGCTTCTACGTCTTCATCGCCTGCATTGCGCTCGGTGTTGCGGCGATTGCCGGCGTCGCCTCGGTCTCGCGCGCCCTTGTAGAGGGCATTGCCGCCGAAGGCACCTCGATCCTCGGCGGCGACATGTCGGTGCGCCTGATCCACCGCACCGCAGACGAGCAGGAACTCGCCTGGCTCGACAGCCTCGGCGATCTCTCGCGCATCGCCACCTTGCGCGCCATGGCGCGCGTGCCCAGCAGCGGCGAGCAGACCCTCGTCGAGCTGAAGGCCGTCGACAACGCCTACCCGCTCTATGGCGAGATGCAGCTTTCAGGCGGCGAAGCGCTGGACGCGGCCCTTGCCCAGCAGGACGGGCTCCACGGCGCCGTCGTCGAGCCGGAGCTGCTGGTGCGCCTCGGACTTGAAAAGGGCGACACGCTGGTCCTCGGCCGCGCCAGCCTGCGCATCGCCGACACCATCGCCGCCGAGCCGGACCGCCTCAGCGACGGCATCAATTTCGGCCCCCGGATGATCGTCTCGGATGCGGCGCTGGAGGAGACCGGCCTCGTCCAGCCCGGCAGCCTGGTGCGCTGGCTCTATCGCATCCGCCTCCCCGAGGGCACCTCCAACGCCGCCGTCGAGACGCTGGCCGAGGAAGCCGACCAGCGCTTCCCGCTCGCCGGCTGGCGGGTGCAGTCGCGCGCCAATGCCGCGCCCGGCCTGCAGCGCAACATCGACCGCCTCGCCCAGTTCCTCACCCTTGTCGGCCTGACCGCGCTGGTGGTCGGCGGCGTCGGCGTCGCCAATGCGGTGCGCTCCTATCTCGATGCCAAGCGGCCGGTCATCGCCACCTTCCGCTGCGTCGGCGCCGACGGCGATTTCGTCTTCCGCGTCTACCTCATCCAGATCCTCTGCCTGGCCGGGCTCGGCATCGCCGCCGGCCTCGTCATCGGCGCCCTGATCCCCTATGTCGCCGCCGGCTTCATCACCGCCGTGCTGCCGGTCAAGGCGATCGCCGCGATCTATCCGGCCGAGCTCGGCCTCGGCGTGCTCTATGGCGGGCTCACCGCGCTCGCCTTCGCGCTGTGGCCACTCGGCCGCGCCCACGACGTGCCGCCGAGCCTCCTGTTCCGCGACGATGCCTCCGCCACCCGCACCTGGCCGCGCAAGCGCTACATCGTCGCCACCGCCGCCGCCGTGCTGCTGCTCGCCGGCCTTGCCGTCCTGCTGGCCGGCGACCTGCGCATTTCGCTCACCTATGTCGGCGCGACGGCAGTGGTCTTCGTGCTGTTGATGCTGATCGCGCGCGGCATCATGGCCGCGGCCCGCCGCATGCCGCATCCGCGCGGCGCGGAGTTGCGCCTGGCGCTGGCCAACATCCACCGGCCCGGGGCGCTGACCCCGTCCGTCGTGCTCTCGCTCGGCCTCGGCCTGTCGCTGCTGGTCGCGCTGGCGCTGATCGACGGCAACCTGCGCCGCGAACTCGGCACCACCATCACCCAGAACGCGCCGAGCTTCTTCTTCCTCGACGTGCAGCAGTCCGAGCGCGAGGCCTTCGACGCCCTGCTCGCCCGCGAGGCGCCCGGCGGCACCATCGACGGCGCGCCGATGCTGCGCGGCCGCATCGCGGCGGTCAACGGCGTGCCGAGCGACCAGATCGTCGCCCCGGAAGGCGGCGGCTGGGTCCTGCGCGGCGACCGCGGCATCACCTATGCCGCCGAAAAGCCGGCCAATGCCGTCCTGACCGAGGGCAGCTGGTGGGCGCCCGACCACAGCGGCACGCCGCTCGTCTCCTTCGAGGCGGATGCGGGCACCGATCTCGGCCTGAAGATCGGCGACACGATCACCGTCAACGTGCTCGGCCGCGAGCTGACCGCCGAGATCGCCAATTTCCGAAGGGTCGAGTGGGAATCGCTGGCGATCAATTTCGTCATGGTGTTCTCGCCCAACACCTTCGCCGGCGCGCCGCACACCCACCTGCGCACCCTCGCCTATGCCGACGGCGGGGACGAGGCCCGCGAGCTGGCGCTGCTCAAGACCCTCTCGCAGGAATTCCCGACCGTCACGGCGGTGCGCGTCAAGGACGCGATCCAGCAGGTCAACGCCCTGGTGGAGCAGCTTGCCGTGGCCATCCGGGCCGCCGCCTCCATCACGCTGGTCGCCTCGGTCCTCGTGCTGGGCGGCGCGCTCGCCGCCGGCCACCGGCACCGGGTCTACGATGCGGTGATCCTCAAGACGCTGGGCGCCACCCGCGGCCGGCTGATCGCCAGCTTCTCGATGGAATACGCGATCCTCGGCCTCGTCACCGCCGCGTTCGCGGTGATCGCCGGGGCGCTCGCCGCCTCCTTCGTTCTGGTCGAGATCATGGATGCGACCTTCACCTTCCTGCCCGTGACCGCCTTCGGCGCGGCCCTCGCCGCGCTGGTCCTGACGGTCGGCTTCGGCCTTATCGGCACCTGGCAGGTGTTGGGGCGCAAGCCCGCGCAGGTGCTGCGCAACCTGTAA